CAATGCTGTGGTGCCGCACGACGAGCTAGAAGATACGGCGTATGAATGGGCACAAGAAATTTTGGCTAAATCTCCAATTTCAATCAAAATGTTGAAATTTGCAATGAACCTAACCGATGACGGAATGGTGGGGCAGCAAGTTTTTGCAGGCGAAGCTACTCGCTTGGCGTATATGACAGAGGAGGCAAAAGAAGGTCGCGATGCATTCCTTGAAAAACGCAAACCGAATTTCGAGAAAAAATGGATTCCATAGGAATTTTAGATTTTTAGATAATTAAAAAACCGTTTCAAAATCATTTTTTTTGAAACGGTTTTCTGTTTTTAAGCTCTTTTGCAATCGATGTGAAGTTTTCGAAGTTTATTGCTAAAGGTTTCGTCTTTCAATAGTGTTTCGATGTTTATATGCATTCTGTATTTCCATTTGTGAGGATATACAGATGGGATATTGATTCGCTCATCATCTTCGTTCGGATTGCGAAATTGTTCATCGATTCCTAAAAATTCTTGCAATGGAACCACACAAAGCATTGCAGGAGAATACAAATGCTGATGCAAAATTTCTTCTTGCAACTCAGGCGATAGTTCCTCCGGAGCTTTTCCGCTATGCCCCATTAAATTATTATAGAAAAATTGTGTATTTTCCTTATTTTCTCGCCACCATTGTCTCAGCGTGCTCGTGTCGTGCGATGATGGAGAAACCACGCATAAATAAGGCGCATCTGCAGGGTGCGAAAAACGCTCGCCGTAAATTTTAGGCATACGCTGCACCTCGAGCGACAAAATGGCCAAATCGTTCATTACTTGAGGGACTACGCTTGGCACCATGCCCAAATCTTCGCCACATGTAAGCATTTCACTTGCTTGTTTTAATGCTGGTAGTTTTTCTAAACCTTTTTCTTTCCAGAAAAATTCCTGTTTGTGGTAGAAATAATCTTCGTGCAATTGGCTCAGAATAATCTGTTGCCCCACGGGTAGGGATTTATAATTTTCGGTGTCAAACAAAGCAAATCTCGGATGAACTGCCTCGTCATTTTTATCATCTTTTATGAAAAGCACATTTGCTATTAAATCATACAAAAGTGTAGTTTTAGGATTGTCATACCCTAAGGCTTTTTCGATTTTTCTTTGGGTATTAAATTCAGTTTTAAAATTAAAAGTTTCGCCATTTTTCACGAAGAAAGCTTCAATTATATCATCGGTTTCCTCTCCGAAAATTTTAGCTAAAATCTCTTGCGTTATGTACGGTTCATACAATCTTTCTATTGGTAAATCCACGCCTTTAGCTCTCAAATCATTTAAAGTAAACGGAATAGCAGGTTCAAACTTGCCTAAAATTCCTTGCACCTGCTCAGCTGGAATTTCCCAAATTCTGAAAAAACCTAAAATATGATCGATTCGGTAGGCATCGAAATAAGTTTGCATAAATTGCAATCTCTTTTTCCACCATTCAAAATTGGTTTCTTTGAGTTTTTCCCAGTTATAAGTTGGGAATTCCCAGTTTTGCCCCGTTACCGCAAAGGCATCTGGTGGCGCACCCGCTTGCTGATTGGTATGGAACAATTCAGGGTTTGCCCAAGTTTCTACACTATTTCGGTAGACACCAATTGGCAAATCGCCTTTTATGGCAATTCCCATTTGGTGCAATTCTTTCACCGCAAGGCTCAGTTGCTCGTGCAATTGCCATTGAACATAGCAGAATTTTAGCGTTTCGGCGTAAAACTGACTGTCTTTGGTGAAAAATTTATTTAAAGTTGATTTAGAAATCTTTTTAAATTTTCCCCATTGGCTGTGGTCTACAGTTTTGAAATGATCGCGTAACGCACAGAAAGCCGCATAAGGATAAAGCCATTCTTTGTTTTCAGCGATAAATTCGTTGAAATTCTTATTTTTTTCTAATTTTTTAAAGTGTTTTTGCACATATGCCGAAATAAATTTATTTTTAAAGGTATTTACTTCTTCGTATGAAACACCCACTTCTTGGCTTAATTTTTCTTTAGCTTTTTGAATGCTTTCGAGCTCTGCATTGGTAAGTTTATAATTTAATTTTTCCAAGCAAAGGTACATTGGGTGCAGTGCAAAAACTGAAATAGCCGCATAAGGATAGCAATCTGTCCAATCGTGTTTAGCCGTTGAATCATGAATTGGCAACAATTGAATCATCGAGAATCCCGCATTTTTACACCATTTTCCAAAAGGAATTAAATCTAAAAATTCACCCACGCCCAAATCTTGCTCACTTCTGAGCGAAAAAACAGGAATTGCCACGCCACTGCCACGATAGCGTTTATCGGCAGGTTGTCTGAAATTATTATCGCTCACGATTACAAAATCTTCTTCTGATTGATTTGGTACTACCCAGCGATTTTCGCCTTCTTCGTAATACGAAATTTCTTGCGTTTCGGTGTTATAAACAGCGTATTTGTATGCGGTGTAATTATCTTCGGCCGATAAATCAACCTCTACACTCCATTTGCCATCGCCTTGTGGATTGAGGAAAATTGCATTCTCTTCTTTCCAAAAACCTAAGCCATCGGCATCGCCCAAAATCACCAATTGCTCATTGGGATTAAAGAGCGGAAAAGTAATTTCAAAACGGTGTGTATTTTTCTTTAAAGCTCGTTTTTTCACTTTTTTAAGTTCAGGAAAAATGTTTTTAAAAAATAAAGTTGAGAGATTAAACTCTGGCATGCTTGGCGTGTTCCAAGAATCGTGTAAAATATGATTTTTACTTTTCAAAACGGGCGCAAAATGGCGGATTCCCCATTCTTCAGTCACGGAATTGTCTCGTTTATCTTTTAAAATATAGTGATAATCAAAATTTTTGTAAGGAACATCTATCTCGATCGCCCAAGTATCTTTGCCCACATATTGCATAGGCAAAGCGGTCTCGATGGTATTTCCTACATTTTTTAGGCTAGTAGAAAGATACAAATCTTGCCCTTCTACTGATTTGAAATTTAATAAAAAGCTTGTTTTCAAAATAAATATTTTGGCACAAGTTAATAAATTTATACTAAATAGAATTATAATTTTTTTGAGCGATTACAATTTGTTACTTTTGTACAGATTTTTCAAGATAAAATATGGCAAAGCAAAGTAAAGTTAATACAGGTAATAGATTTTCAGTTTTCAAGATGTTGATGGGACTACTTTCTCTCTTTGTAGGGTTTGTATTGTTGTTATCATTTGTTTCATATTTAATGAATTGGAAATCAGATCAAAGTCAAGTAGGGATATGGAAAGACACGAATATAGAAGTCAATAATTTATTGGGCAAAATGGGCGCATGGCTAGGTGAAACATTTATCTACGAAAGGTTGGGTTTTGCAGCTTTATTTATTCCCATTTGGTTGATTATATTAGGGCTAATTATTGTTTTTAAAATTAAAAAAATTAAATTTTTACGCTTAACACTAAATTTCTTGTTTTTCTGTGTTTGGTTGCCGCCTTTTCTAAATTTAATTTTTGTAAACGACAATATCTGGGGCGGAAGAATGGGGCTTGAAATTGCAGATTATTTAAAAAATATTGTAGGGATTATAGGTTTTGTATTAATCTTGTTTTTTTCATTTTTATTTTATGCCATTGTAGAATGGAAAGTGACCCCAGATAAGGTGAGGGGCGCAATGCCAAAAATGCCAGAACGAAAAGCAAATAATGTATTGGAAGAAGAGGATACTAAAGAAATTGAATCAGAACAAGTAGAGCAGAAAGAGGAAGAAAGTGTGAGAAATAATTTTACAGAAAAAATTCCTACTCAAAATACTTTTAAAAGTGAAAAGGAAGAGGTGGGGTTTGTAATTAAGCAAAAACCTAAAGAAACACCAAAGCCAGTGGCTCCAGTAGCGCCATCGTTCGAAGTGGAACAGCCTCAAGAACCTACGATAGAAGAGCCGGCCGATGAGTTTGAACCAGAAATCAAGGAAATTATTATTGAGGATGATGAAGATGAATTTGAATTATCGACATCTCCTAGCGGTGCAACTACATCAATGCCAGCTGCTCCCGTGTCTGATGTGAAAATGCAAGTGGAAAATGCGCCAGAAGAAGAGGAGCTTGAGCCTGAAGAAATTGGTCAAAATTTGGTGCAACAGTATGGGGAATACGATCAGCGTTTGGATTTGTCTAATTATAAATATCCTACCATTGATTTGCTTATTGATTATAATCAAGGTAAAAAACGCTCAATCGATCAAAGTGAGCTAGAAGCCAACAAAGACCGAATTGTTGAAACTTTAAGCAATTATAAAATTAATATTGCATCGATTAAAGCTACAGTAGGCCCTACCGTAACTTTGTATGAAATCGTGCCGGAAGCGGGTGTAAGAATTTCTAAAATTAAAAATTTAGAAGATGATATAGCGTTAAGTTTGAGTGCTTTAGGGATTAGAATTATTGCACCGATTCCAGGGCGAGGAACCATTGGTATCGAAGTGCCAAATAACAATCCTACCATGGTGGCTATGCGCTCTGTGATTGCATCGCAAAAATTCCAAACAGCAGAAATGGAATTGCCTATAGCCTTTGGTAAAACGATTTCAAACGAAACTTTTGTCGCTGATTTGGCTAAAATGCCACACTTGTTGATGGCAGGGGCAACGGGACAAGGTAAATCTGTGGGAATCAACGCAATTATTACTTCACTTTTATATAAAAAACACCCTTCAGAATTGAAATTTGTGATGGTGGATCCTAAAAAAGTGGAATTAGCCCTTTATAATAAAATAGAAAGACATTTCTTGGCTAAACTTCCAGGTAGTGAGGAAGCAATTATTACTGATAATCAAAAAGTAATTAATACCTTGAACTCGCTTTGTATCGAGATGGATGACCGCTACGATTTGCTCAAAAATGCAGGCGTAAGAAACATCAAAGAATACAACGCTAAATTCAAGAAAAGAAGATTGAATCCAAATGATGGACATCGCTATTTGCCTTACATCGTTCTTGTGGTAGATGAATTTGCCGATTTGATTATGACTGCTGGAAAAGAAATCGAAGCGCCAATCGCTCGTTTGGCTCAGTTGGCTCGTGCGGTGGGTATCCACTTGATTATCGCCACTCAGCGTCCGTCTGTGAATGTAATTACAGGGATGATTAAAGCCAACTTCCCATCTCGTGCAGCGTTTAGAGTAACTTCAAAAATCGATTCTAGAACTATTTTAGACAGCGGTGGAGCCGATCAATTGATTGGGAAAGGAGATATGCTCTACACGCAAGGCAATGATTTGGTGCGATTGCAGTGTGCTTTCGTAGATACGCCAGAAGTGGAGAGCATCGCTGAATTTATCGGTGGGCAAAAAGGGTATCCAGATGCTTTCTTGTTGCCAGAATATGAGGGAGAAACAAGCGATTCAAGTTTGGATTTAGACCCTAGCGAACGTGATGCACTGTTCGAAGATGCAGCGCGTATTGTGGTAAACTCTCAGCAAGGTTCGGCCTCTATGTTGCAGCGTAAACTTAAAATTGGCTACAACAGAGCAGGGCGCATCATCGATCAGTTAGAGGCAAATAATATTGTGGGACCTTTTGAGGGAAGTAAAGCCAGAGAGGTCCTAATTGCAGATGAATATACTTTGGAACAATTATTGAAAAATGAATGATTGATCATATTAGAAAAAAATTAATTAAGAAATGAAAAAGTTATTTTATACATCATGTTTAGCCTTATTTAGTGTTGCTACATTTGCTCAAAATGCAAAACAAATTTTAGATAATGTAAGTAATCACTACAAAAATCAAAAAAGTGTATATATCAAATTTAAGAGTGAACTAGAAAATAGTGGTTCAAATACCAAAGACTCTTATACTGGAGAGGTGTATGTGAAAGGTGATAAGTACAACCTTACGGTTCCTAAAATGGATATTCGCCAAATTTATGATGGTAAAAAACTTTATACCATCTCTAGCGAAAACCAAGAAGTAACGGTGAGCAAACCAGAGAAGGGGAGCGATGAGCTTTTTACCCCAACTCGTGTTTTTGACATTTACAAAGATGGCTATACTTTAAGTTTGGATAAAAAACAAGGAAATGTTCAATACATAAAATTGGTTCCGACTAAAAAATCTGAGCTTAAATATATCATCGTAGGAGTAGATACCAAGAAAAATCAATTGGTGAGCCTGTCTCAAACCAATCATAAAAATACCACAACCACATTTACTGTTCAGAAACAGGTAGACGATATCATTATTCCAAGTGCTCTTTTAAATTTTAGTAAAAAATTCTATAAAGATTACTACATTTCAGAGATTTAAAATTATATGATTAAAAAGCTAGACTGGTACGGAATCCGCACTTTTTTTGGACCATTTATATTTATATTCAGCGTGCTGTTTTTTATATTCATGGTTCAATTTGCTTGGCAAGAGATGGATATGTTTGCGGGCAAAGGCTTAGATATAGGCACAATATTTAAACTACTTTTTTATTTAGGGCTCACCGTAATTCAGTTTGTATTACCACTCACGGTGTTGCTTTCAGCCATTATGACTTATGGAGGCTTTGGTGAGCGATATGAGCTTGCCGCAATGAAGTCTTCCGGCATGTCGCTCGTGCGCATCATGCTTCCAGTCTTTCTATTAGTCTGTGGAATATCAGTCGGGTTGTTTTTCTTTTCAGATACAGCTGTTCCGCAATCTCAGCGCAAGGCTAGAAATATGCTTTTGAACATAGCTAAAACCAAGCCTGCAATAAATTTTGATCCCGGCGTATTCATCAATGCGGTACCGGGATTTAGTATGAAAATTAGCGAAAGATCGGGCAAAAATGGAGAAAGACTTAAAAATGTGTTTATTCACCGAGACGCTTCGGCATACGAAAATCAGCAAACAATTATTGCTAAAAAAGGAATTTTTGAGCCAGCCGAAGATAAAAGATTTTTGAAATTAGCATTATTTAATGGGTATTATTACGAAGACGAAATTCAGAATAAAAATCGTTTACAACTAGAAAGACAGCCGTATCAGCAAATCAAGTTTGATACGCTAGTACATTATTTCGATATTTCAGAAATTGTAGAAAAAGCCATTGAAGAAGAAAATGTTACCGATCACTACCGCTTTTTGAACACAAAAGAATTAATCAAAAGAGTAGATACACTTAAAATTCAAAATAAGGCATATTATAATGAATTAGCCGAGACGCAGTTTCAGTCGCTCACCTATGCACCGATAAGTGAAAATTTGGATTCTGTGTACCAAGCGCAAAAGAAAGCCTTGCCGTTTGACATTAATAAATTAAATGATGCCGATCGCCAGCAAGTGATGATGCGAGCTGATGAGAATATTACCGCCGATTTAAACAGCTATTCCGTGATTAAGGATGAAATCAGCGGGCGAGATGAATTCATTGCACGACATGTTTTGATCTTGGTCAGAAACTTTTCCAATTCGCTTATGTGCGTGATTTTCTTTTTGATTGGAGCACCACTCGGAGCCATCATCAGAAAAGGAGGAGTGGGAATGCCTGTAGTGGTTGCTATCATCATCTTTATTTTGTTTTATTTAATCTACATGTATAGTGAAAATTTAGCCAAAAATGGTGTTTTAAACCCTTATTGGGCGGCATGGCTCCCTGTGATTACCTTTACACCGCTCGGAATATTTTTCACTTATAAAGCCATGACGGATTCAAACTTATTTGACATCAACGCATATTTGGAGCCAATTTTAAGGCTAAAAAATAAACATTTTAAATCAAAAAATACAGAACACGCAAGATACCAATAATAAATTATGGAAGAACAAGCCATTCGCCTTAATCGCATAGAAGAAGTTTTAGAAGATTTAAAACAAGGGAAAGTAATCATTGTGGTAGATGATGAAGATCGTGAGAATGAAGGAGATTTCATTGCTGCTGCCGAAAAAGTTACTCCCGAGATGATTAATTTTATGACACAGTACGGGCGTGGGCTTTTGTGCGCTCCACTGGAAGAAGACCGATGCGAGAAATTGGGCTTAAACATGATGGTAACACACAATACCGTTTTGCACCACACACCTTTTACGGTTTCGGTAGATTTGCTAGGAAAAGGTTGTACTACAGGTATTTCTACGCATGATAGATCTAAAACCATTCAAGCCCTTGTAGACGAAGAAACTCGTCCGCAAGATTTGGGTAGACCAGGGCATATTTTCCCATTGAGAGCTAAAAAAGGCGGGGTTTTACGCAGAGCAGGACATACCGAGGCAGCAGTAGATTTAGCTAGATTAGCAGGCTTGAAACCCGCAGGAATCCTCATAGAAATCCTAAATGAGGACGGAACCATGGCACGATTGCCACAGCTGATGAAAGTGGCTGAGAAATTTGATTTAAAAATCGTTTCGATTCAAGATTTAATAGCTTATAGATTAAGACATGAATCATTGATTCAAAAAATTGATTCGGTGAAGTTTCAAACGCATTATGGTGAGTTTGATTTAATTGCATATAAACAAACAACAAATAATCAAATCCATTTTGCTTTGACTAAAGGTGAGTGGAGCGAAGATGAGTCTGTGCCAGTACGCGTGAAATCAACCAACGATTATTTTGATCTATTCACCGCTTTGCACAAAGGAGAGCAGCCGTTGCTTGAGAAAATCACTCAAATTATCAATCAAGAGGGAAAAGGCGTTTTGGTATTCATTAATAATGCCATTGATTCAGATTTGGTACAAGCCAAGTTTAATCATTACAAAGCCTATTTAGAAGGA
This Ornithobacterium rhinotracheale DNA region includes the following protein-coding sequences:
- a CDS encoding FtsK/SpoIIIE family DNA translocase, giving the protein MAKQSKVNTGNRFSVFKMLMGLLSLFVGFVLLLSFVSYLMNWKSDQSQVGIWKDTNIEVNNLLGKMGAWLGETFIYERLGFAALFIPIWLIILGLIIVFKIKKIKFLRLTLNFLFFCVWLPPFLNLIFVNDNIWGGRMGLEIADYLKNIVGIIGFVLILFFSFLFYAIVEWKVTPDKVRGAMPKMPERKANNVLEEEDTKEIESEQVEQKEEESVRNNFTEKIPTQNTFKSEKEEVGFVIKQKPKETPKPVAPVAPSFEVEQPQEPTIEEPADEFEPEIKEIIIEDDEDEFELSTSPSGATTSMPAAPVSDVKMQVENAPEEEELEPEEIGQNLVQQYGEYDQRLDLSNYKYPTIDLLIDYNQGKKRSIDQSELEANKDRIVETLSNYKINIASIKATVGPTVTLYEIVPEAGVRISKIKNLEDDIALSLSALGIRIIAPIPGRGTIGIEVPNNNPTMVAMRSVIASQKFQTAEMELPIAFGKTISNETFVADLAKMPHLLMAGATGQGKSVGINAIITSLLYKKHPSELKFVMVDPKKVELALYNKIERHFLAKLPGSEEAIITDNQKVINTLNSLCIEMDDRYDLLKNAGVRNIKEYNAKFKKRRLNPNDGHRYLPYIVLVVDEFADLIMTAGKEIEAPIARLAQLARAVGIHLIIATQRPSVNVITGMIKANFPSRAAFRVTSKIDSRTILDSGGADQLIGKGDMLYTQGNDLVRLQCAFVDTPEVESIAEFIGGQKGYPDAFLLPEYEGETSDSSLDLDPSERDALFEDAARIVVNSQQGSASMLQRKLKIGYNRAGRIIDQLEANNIVGPFEGSKAREVLIADEYTLEQLLKNE
- a CDS encoding 4-alpha-glucanotransferase, encoding MKTSFLLNFKSVEGQDLYLSTSLKNVGNTIETALPMQYVGKDTWAIEIDVPYKNFDYHYILKDKRDNSVTEEWGIRHFAPVLKSKNHILHDSWNTPSMPEFNLSTLFFKNIFPELKKVKKRALKKNTHRFEITFPLFNPNEQLVILGDADGLGFWKEENAIFLNPQGDGKWSVEVDLSAEDNYTAYKYAVYNTETQEISYYEEGENRWVVPNQSEEDFVIVSDNNFRQPADKRYRGSGVAIPVFSLRSEQDLGVGEFLDLIPFGKWCKNAGFSMIQLLPIHDSTAKHDWTDCYPYAAISVFALHPMYLCLEKLNYKLTNAELESIQKAKEKLSQEVGVSYEEVNTFKNKFISAYVQKHFKKLEKNKNFNEFIAENKEWLYPYAAFCALRDHFKTVDHSQWGKFKKISKSTLNKFFTKDSQFYAETLKFCYVQWQLHEQLSLAVKELHQMGIAIKGDLPIGVYRNSVETWANPELFHTNQQAGAPPDAFAVTGQNWEFPTYNWEKLKETNFEWWKKRLQFMQTYFDAYRIDHILGFFRIWEIPAEQVQGILGKFEPAIPFTLNDLRAKGVDLPIERLYEPYITQEILAKIFGEETDDIIEAFFVKNGETFNFKTEFNTQRKIEKALGYDNPKTTLLYDLIANVLFIKDDKNDEAVHPRFALFDTENYKSLPVGQQIILSQLHEDYFYHKQEFFWKEKGLEKLPALKQASEMLTCGEDLGMVPSVVPQVMNDLAILSLEVQRMPKIYGERFSHPADAPYLCVVSPSSHDTSTLRQWWRENKENTQFFYNNLMGHSGKAPEELSPELQEEILHQHLYSPAMLCVVPLQEFLGIDEQFRNPNEDDERINIPSVYPHKWKYRMHINIETLLKDETFSNKLRKLHIDCKRA
- a CDS encoding LolA family protein, which translates into the protein MKKLFYTSCLALFSVATFAQNAKQILDNVSNHYKNQKSVYIKFKSELENSGSNTKDSYTGEVYVKGDKYNLTVPKMDIRQIYDGKKLYTISSENQEVTVSKPEKGSDELFTPTRVFDIYKDGYTLSLDKKQGNVQYIKLVPTKKSELKYIIVGVDTKKNQLVSLSQTNHKNTTTTFTVQKQVDDIIIPSALLNFSKKFYKDYYISEI
- the ribB gene encoding 3,4-dihydroxy-2-butanone-4-phosphate synthase, encoding MEEQAIRLNRIEEVLEDLKQGKVIIVVDDEDRENEGDFIAAAEKVTPEMINFMTQYGRGLLCAPLEEDRCEKLGLNMMVTHNTVLHHTPFTVSVDLLGKGCTTGISTHDRSKTIQALVDEETRPQDLGRPGHIFPLRAKKGGVLRRAGHTEAAVDLARLAGLKPAGILIEILNEDGTMARLPQLMKVAEKFDLKIVSIQDLIAYRLRHESLIQKIDSVKFQTHYGEFDLIAYKQTTNNQIHFALTKGEWSEDESVPVRVKSTNDYFDLFTALHKGEQPLLEKITQIINQEGKGVLVFINNAIDSDLVQAKFNHYKAYLEGTQENPLKAPDTKDYGIGAQILKDLGVHKMKLITRNPDSKKAIGGYDLEITEFVNL
- a CDS encoding LptF/LptG family permease produces the protein MIKKLDWYGIRTFFGPFIFIFSVLFFIFMVQFAWQEMDMFAGKGLDIGTIFKLLFYLGLTVIQFVLPLTVLLSAIMTYGGFGERYELAAMKSSGMSLVRIMLPVFLLVCGISVGLFFFSDTAVPQSQRKARNMLLNIAKTKPAINFDPGVFINAVPGFSMKISERSGKNGERLKNVFIHRDASAYENQQTIIAKKGIFEPAEDKRFLKLALFNGYYYEDEIQNKNRLQLERQPYQQIKFDTLVHYFDISEIVEKAIEEENVTDHYRFLNTKELIKRVDTLKIQNKAYYNELAETQFQSLTYAPISENLDSVYQAQKKALPFDINKLNDADRQQVMMRADENITADLNSYSVIKDEISGRDEFIARHVLILVRNFSNSLMCVIFFLIGAPLGAIIRKGGVGMPVVVAIIIFILFYLIYMYSENLAKNGVLNPYWAAWLPVITFTPLGIFFTYKAMTDSNLFDINAYLEPILRLKNKHFKSKNTEHARYQ